One genomic region from Apodemus sylvaticus chromosome 1, mApoSyl1.1, whole genome shotgun sequence encodes:
- the LOC127680572 gene encoding olfactory receptor 52N2-like, protein MSETNSSSLTPEFFILNGVPGLEDAHVWISLPFCFMYMIAVLGNCGLIYLIAHEEALHRPMYYFLALLSFTDVTWCTTTVPNMLCIFWFNFKKIGFNSCLVQMFFVHMLTGMESGVLMLMALDRYVAICYPLRYTTILTNPVIAKAGLATFLRSVMLICPFTLLTKRLPYCRGTLIPHTYCDHMSVAKVSCGNAKVNAIYGLMVALLIGVFDICCISVSYTMILRAVVSLSSADARHKAFSTCTSHICAIVITYVPAFFTFFTHRFGGHTIPHHIHIIVANLYLLLPPTMNPIVYGVKTKQIRESVIKFLIGDKMGIT, encoded by the coding sequence ATGTCTGAAACCAACAGCTCCAGCCTGACCCCAGAATTCTTTATCCTGAATGGTGTTCCTGGGCTGGAAGATGCACACGTCTGGATCTCTCTGCCATTCTGCTTCATGTACATGATTGCTGTTTTGGGGAACTGTGGGCTTATCTACCTCATTGCCCATGAGGAGGCTCTGCACCGGCCTATGTACTACTTCCTGGCCTTACTATCCTTCACTGATGTCACCTGGTGTACTACCACTGTGCCCAATATGCTCTGTATATTCTGGTTCAATTTCAAGAAGATTGGATTTAATTCCTGCCTTGTCCAGATGTTCTTTGTCCACATGTTGACTGGAATGGAGTCTGGTGTGCTCATGCTCATGGCCCTGGACCGCTATGTAGCCATCTGCTATCCTCTACGATATACCACCATCCTCACCAACCCTGTGATTGCCAAGGCTGGTCTTGCTACATTCTTGAGGAGTGTAATGCTCATCTGCCCATTCACTCTCCTCACCAAGCGCTTGCCCTACTGCAGGGGTACACTTATCCCCCACACTTACTGTGACCACATGTCTGTGGCCAAGGTATCCTGTGGCAATGCCAAGGTCAATGCAATCTATGGCCTCATGGTAGCTCTATTGATTGGTGTGTTTGACATTTGTTGTATCTCTGTGTCTTACACTATGATACTGCGAGCTGTGGTGAGTCTGTCCTCTGCTGATGCTCGTCACAAGGCCTTCAGCACCTGCACATCTCACATCTGTGCTATTGTGATCACTTATGTGCCTGCCTTTTTTACGTTCTTCACTCATCGTTTTGGAGGACACACTATTCCCCACCACATCCACATCATAGTGGCCAACCTCTACCTGCTACTACCCCCTACCATGAACCCAATTGTTTATGGAGTCAAGACCAAGCAGATTCGGGAGAGCGTAATCAAGTTTTTAATAGGAGACAAGATGGGTATTACCTAA
- the LOC127680579 gene encoding olfactory receptor 52N2-like: MSGANSSSLTPEFFILNGIPGLEDAHVWISLPFCFMYMISVVGNCGLIYLIAHEEALHRPMYYFLTLLSFTDITLCTTTVPNMLCIFWFNLKKIGFKACLTQMFFVHTFTATESGMLMLMALDRYVAICFPLRYGTILTNSVIAKASLATFLRSVAFILPFTFLTKRLPYCRGNLIPHAYCDHMSVAKISCGNVKVNAVYGLLVALVVCAFDIFCITVSYTMILRAVMNLSSADARHKAFSTCTSHICAIVITYVPAFFNFFTHRFGGHTIPHHIHIIVANLYLLLPATMNPIVYGVKTKQIRESVIKFFSGDKSGIADLK; encoded by the coding sequence ATGTCTGGAGCTAACAGCTCCAGCTTGACCCCAGAATTCTTTATTCTAAATGGTATTCCTGGACTGGAAGATGCACATGTCTGGATTTCTCTGCCATTCTGCTTCATGTACATGATTTCTGTGGTGGGGAACTGCGGGCTTATCTACCTTATTGCCCATGAGGAGGCTCTGCACCGGCCCATGTACTACTTTCTAACCCTGCTCTCCTTCACTGACATAACCTTATGTACCACTACTGTACCAAATATGCTGTGTATATTCTGGTTCAACCTCAAGAAGATTGGATTTAAAGCCTGTCTGACCCAGATGTTCTTTGTGCATaccttcacagcaacagaatctgGCATGCTAATGCTCATGGCCCTggatcgctatgtggccatctgcttcCCTTTGCGCTATGGGACCATCCTGACCAACTCTGTGATTGCCAAAGCTAGTCTTGCTACTTTCTTGAGGAGTGTGGCATTCATCCTCCCTTTCACTTTCCTCACTAAGCGCCTGCCCTATTGCCGAGGAAACCTCATCCCCCATGCCTACTGTGATCACATGTCTGTGGCCAAGATATCCTGTGGCAATGTCAAAGTCAATGCAGTCTATGGTCTGTTAGTTGCTCTTGTGGTTTGTGCATTTGACATATTCTGTATCACTGTGTCATACACAATGATATTAAGAGCAGTGATGAACCTGTCCTCTGCTGATGCTCGTCACAAGGCCTTCAGCACCTGCACATCTCACATCTGTGCTATTGTGATCACTTATGTGCctgctttttttaatttcttcactcATCGTTTTGGAGGACATACTATTCCCCACCACATTCACATCATAGTGGCCAACCTCTACCTGTTACTGCCTGCTACCATGAACCCAATTGTTTATGGAGTCAAAACCAAGCAGATTCGGGAGAGTGTAATTAAATTTTTTAGTGGAGACAAGAGTGGCATTGCtgatttaaaatga